The sequence GAACGGATACGCGAAGACCGTGATCCACGGCGCGATCTCCGACCCGGTCGACAGCCGCCGGAACAGGCCCCGCTCCAGCAGATACTCTTCACCTGAGTGCCGCGCGGCCCGCGAAGCCGGAGTGCCGCCGGTCGCGGTCTCGAAGGCGAGCAGACCCTTGAGCGAGTTCAGCGTCGAGTGCACGGACGAGCGCTGGGACCCCGAGACCCACTCGCAGTTCCAGCCACCGTCGGGCTGCTGATGGTCCGAGAACCACGAGACGAGCGGGGCGACGTCGGCGCCGAGCCACAAGCCGTTCGCCAGCGTCCACGCGTTGATGCAGCAGTCGACCTCGCCTCCCCAGTACGGCATGTCGCCGTACTCCCACCGGCTGTTCTCGGCGAGGAGTTCGGCGGTCCCGTGCAACGCCGCGGCGTCCATGCCCCACTCACGCAGGCTGTTGAGGGACCACGTCGTCGCCGTCCACGGCTGCTCGCCTTCCGCGCCGGTGAAGCCGGCGGGAAAGAACGCTCCGCCCGCCCACTGGCCGTCCGGGTCCTGGTGGGCGAGCAGACGCGCTCCGAAACCTTCGGTCGCGATCCGCGCCCGCGTCGCCTCCCAGACCTCGGGCGGTTCGTGCGCGAGGTCGCGTTCCACCTGCCAGCGCAGGGCGGGGTCGGAGTCCAGCAGCCACGGGAGCATGTCGAGACCTTAAGCCTCATGCCGCCGCGCGAGCGCCTCCGAACCTTGAGCGAGCAGAGAGACATCGGCGCCGACCAGCACGAACGAAGCGCCGGCGTCGAGGTAGCGCTGGGCCTGTGCGGGGTCGAACGCGTTGACTCCCACCGGCTTCCCCTCAGCAAGGACGGCCTCGAACGTGCTCAAGACGGCCGCGGTGACGTCGGGGTGCGTCTGCTGTCCGAGCAGGCCCATCGAGGCGGCCAGATCGGAAGGCCCGACGAACACCCCGTCGACGCCGTCGACAGCGGCGATCTCGGCGGCGGCCGCGACTCCCTTCGTCGACTCGATCTGGACGAACAGCGAGGTGAACTCTTCGGCCTTCGCGAGATAGTCCTCGACCCGGTTCCAGCGCGCCGACCGCGACAGAGCGCTGCCGACACCGCGCACGCCACGCGGCGGATAGCGGACGGCCCGCACCACGGCTTCCGCTTCCTCCGCGCTGTCGACCATGGGCACCAGCAGATTCTGCGCGCCAAGGTCGAGCAGTTGCTTCAG comes from Amycolatopsis lurida and encodes:
- a CDS encoding squalene cyclase, yielding MLPWLLDSDPALRWQVERDLAHEPPEVWEATRARIATEGFGARLLAHQDPDGQWAGGAFFPAGFTGAEGEQPWTATTWSLNSLREWGMDAAALHGTAELLAENSRWEYGDMPYWGGEVDCCINAWTLANGLWLGADVAPLVSWFSDHQQPDGGWNCEWVSGSQRSSVHSTLNSLKGLLAFETATGGTPASRAARHSGEEYLLERGLFRRLSTGSEIAPWITVFAYPFRWFYDVLNAADYFREAALHDAAAPDPRMAEAVERIRAARQPDGTWLQAHRHAGKVWFEVDVEAGKPSKWLTLHGTRVLNWWDSAT
- a CDS encoding HpcH/HpaI aldolase family protein, whose product is MPLRLDPPFRDRLGERPRIGMWVTSGSPVVAEICAGSGLDWLLVDTEHSPAGLETVQSLLQTIAAYPITPVVRAPSGDAVALKQLLDLGAQNLLVPMVDSAEEAEAVVRAVRYPPRGVRGVGSALSRSARWNRVEDYLAKAEEFTSLFVQIESTKGVAAAAEIAAVDGVDGVFVGPSDLAASMGLLGQQTHPDVTAAVLSTFEAVLAEGKPVGVNAFDPAQAQRYLDAGASFVLVGADVSLLAQGSEALARRHEA